The following coding sequences lie in one Halogeometricum rufum genomic window:
- a CDS encoding Sjogren's syndrome/scleroderma autoantigen 1 family protein: MSDFDKEAERQRLREKYEKDTERREETQRMSELLLQGATMTNSHCNECGTPIFRYQGTEFCPNCQHKQASAAAEQADAAAAEVAEGQAEANGATTPPATADGQADAEGATESGAADADASGTAETPTAEAASPQSASQSGSGAPTPASAATRTDEAVSGVETETPATTADATATDATATPATTAPETGASMQTARESLLEAVTRHARRATAADEPRRAKQHLEAAREAAEALDALGR; the protein is encoded by the coding sequence ATGAGCGACTTCGACAAGGAAGCGGAGCGACAGCGCCTCCGCGAAAAATACGAGAAAGACACGGAGCGACGGGAGGAGACGCAGCGGATGAGCGAACTCCTCCTGCAGGGCGCGACGATGACGAACAGCCACTGCAACGAGTGCGGGACGCCCATCTTCCGGTATCAGGGGACGGAGTTCTGCCCGAACTGCCAGCACAAGCAGGCGAGCGCCGCCGCGGAGCAGGCGGACGCCGCCGCCGCGGAGGTGGCCGAGGGGCAGGCGGAGGCGAACGGCGCGACGACGCCGCCGGCGACGGCGGACGGCCAAGCCGACGCGGAGGGAGCGACCGAATCGGGCGCTGCCGACGCGGACGCTTCGGGGACGGCGGAGACACCGACCGCCGAGGCGGCGTCGCCGCAGTCGGCGTCGCAGTCCGGGTCGGGCGCGCCGACGCCCGCCTCGGCGGCGACGCGGACGGACGAGGCCGTCTCCGGGGTGGAGACAGAGACTCCCGCGACGACGGCAGACGCGACAGCGACGGACGCGACAGCGACGCCCGCGACGACGGCGCCGGAGACGGGTGCCTCGATGCAGACGGCGCGCGAGTCGCTCCTCGAAGCCGTCACCCGGCACGCGCGACGGGCGACGGCGGCGGACGAACCCCGTCGGGCCAAACAGCACCTCGAAGCGGCGCGCGAGGCGGCCGAAGCGCTCGACGCCCTCGGGCGATAA
- a CDS encoding DEAD/DEAH box helicase: MAAADDPSHVDHPLLSPSFIERRLYQIRLASAARDAHTLVCLPTGLGKTTVSLLVTAERLHEVGGKALFLAPTKPLVQQHADFYREALQIPDDEIVVFTGDVRPDDRAALWDDARIVIATPQVVENDLIGNRVSLRDVTHLTFDECHRGTGDYAYVYIAERYHADAEHPLVTGMSASPGGDEESILEVCENLGLVEVEVMTEEDADVDEYTYDTDVEWERIQLPDEILGIRDALNEVITDRLEKLKSLGVTNTTSPDVSQKQLNGMRAELQKLMNNDQSEGYKGMSTHAEVMKLRRAVELVETQSVESVRRYFERQRNAARSSGASKASQRLVAEPKVREAMRKAESFDGLHPKFSRTRILLAQTLGIEGGQRVIVFTESRDTAEALTEFLSESFDVRRFVGQGDREGSDGMTQTEQQETLDEFRNGEFEVLVSTSVAEEGLDVPEVDLVLFFEPVPTAIRSIQRKGRTGRQAEGRVVVLMAENTRDEAYFWISRRREKEMESELRDLKGVADEVEEELDDSQKGLDAFAGDAAATKAGANGAATEAGGASNGETAAAPAETPDASPQSPATGETGDGDASESAASADADANGDDGDGQAGLDAFAATDEEIARADEEDGDAPVEERDGTVATAGRDDETVEIVVDQRELDSNIAKDLSTREGVETRLETLAVGDYVLSDRVAVERKSVADFLDTLTGGDRSLFEQIGDLSRAYARPILILEGEGIYEERNVHPGAIRGALASLAVDFDVSVLQTRDEDDTAELLETIATREQTERERSVSVHGGKSAKTLAEQQEYVVSAIADIGPVTARTLLEEFGTVEAVMTAREDDLLEVSGVGSVTAERIRDVVGSAYE; encoded by the coding sequence GGCAAGACCACGGTCAGCCTCCTCGTGACCGCCGAACGACTCCACGAGGTGGGCGGGAAGGCGCTCTTCCTCGCGCCGACGAAACCGCTGGTCCAGCAGCACGCCGACTTCTACCGCGAGGCCCTCCAGATACCCGACGACGAGATCGTCGTCTTCACCGGCGACGTCCGCCCGGACGACAGGGCGGCCCTCTGGGACGACGCCCGCATCGTCATCGCGACGCCGCAGGTGGTGGAGAACGACCTCATCGGCAACCGGGTGTCGCTCCGCGACGTGACGCATCTCACGTTCGACGAGTGCCACCGCGGCACCGGCGACTACGCCTACGTCTACATCGCCGAGCGCTACCACGCCGACGCCGAGCACCCCCTCGTCACCGGGATGAGCGCCTCACCCGGCGGCGACGAGGAGTCCATCCTCGAAGTGTGCGAGAACCTCGGTCTGGTCGAGGTGGAGGTGATGACCGAGGAGGACGCCGACGTCGACGAGTACACCTACGACACCGACGTGGAGTGGGAACGCATCCAACTCCCCGACGAGATTCTCGGGATACGCGACGCGCTCAACGAGGTCATCACGGACCGACTGGAGAAGCTGAAGTCCCTCGGCGTGACGAACACGACGAGTCCGGACGTCTCGCAGAAGCAGTTGAACGGGATGCGCGCGGAGTTGCAGAAGCTGATGAACAACGACCAGTCGGAGGGCTACAAGGGGATGTCCACGCACGCGGAGGTGATGAAACTCCGCCGCGCCGTCGAACTAGTCGAGACGCAGTCCGTCGAGTCTGTCCGCCGGTACTTCGAGCGTCAGCGCAACGCCGCGCGTTCGTCGGGCGCGTCGAAGGCGAGTCAGCGACTCGTCGCGGAACCCAAAGTGAGAGAGGCGATGCGGAAGGCCGAGTCGTTCGACGGCCTGCACCCGAAGTTCTCTCGTACCAGAATCCTCCTCGCGCAGACGCTCGGCATCGAGGGCGGCCAGCGCGTCATCGTCTTCACCGAGTCGCGCGACACCGCCGAGGCCCTCACGGAGTTCCTCTCGGAGTCGTTCGACGTCCGGCGGTTCGTCGGGCAGGGCGACAGGGAGGGGTCGGACGGGATGACCCAGACGGAGCAACAGGAGACGTTGGACGAGTTCCGCAACGGCGAGTTCGAGGTGCTCGTCTCCACCTCCGTCGCCGAGGAGGGTCTGGACGTGCCCGAGGTGGACCTCGTGCTCTTCTTCGAACCCGTCCCGACGGCGATTCGCTCCATCCAGCGGAAGGGCCGGACCGGCCGGCAGGCCGAGGGGCGCGTCGTCGTCCTGATGGCCGAGAACACGCGCGACGAGGCGTACTTCTGGATCTCTCGCCGCCGCGAGAAGGAGATGGAGTCGGAACTCCGTGACCTGAAGGGCGTCGCCGACGAGGTGGAGGAGGAACTCGACGACTCCCAGAAGGGGCTGGACGCGTTCGCCGGCGACGCCGCGGCGACGAAGGCGGGAGCGAACGGTGCGGCGACGGAGGCGGGCGGCGCGTCGAACGGCGAGACGGCCGCCGCGCCCGCCGAGACGCCCGACGCCTCGCCGCAGTCGCCGGCCACGGGGGAGACGGGCGACGGCGACGCGAGCGAGTCCGCGGCGTCCGCCGACGCCGACGCGAATGGCGACGACGGCGACGGGCAGGCGGGACTGGACGCGTTCGCCGCGACGGACGAGGAGATAGCCCGCGCCGACGAGGAAGACGGGGACGCCCCGGTCGAAGAACGCGACGGCACCGTCGCCACCGCGGGACGGGACGACGAGACGGTCGAAATCGTCGTCGACCAGCGCGAACTCGACTCGAACATCGCGAAGGACCTCTCGACGCGCGAGGGCGTCGAGACGCGACTGGAGACGCTGGCCGTCGGCGACTACGTCCTCTCGGACCGCGTCGCCGTCGAGCGAAAGTCCGTCGCGGACTTCCTCGACACGCTCACCGGTGGCGACCGGTCGCTGTTCGAGCAGATAGGTGACCTCTCGCGGGCCTACGCGCGACCGATCCTGATTCTCGAAGGCGAGGGCATCTACGAGGAGCGGAACGTCCACCCCGGCGCGATTCGGGGCGCACTCGCCTCACTCGCCGTCGACTTCGACGTGAGCGTCCTCCAGACGCGCGACGAGGACGACACGGCCGAACTCCTCGAGACCATCGCGACGCGCGAACAGACCGAGCGCGAACGCTCCGTCAGCGTCCACGGCGGCAAGAGCGCGAAGACGCTCGCCGAACAGCAGGAGTACGTCGTCTCCGCCATCGCGGACATCGGTCCCGTCACCGCCCGCACTCTGCTGGAGGAGTTCGGCACCGTCGAGGCGGTGATGACCGCCCGCGAGGACGACCTGTTGGAGGTGTCCGGCGTCGGGTCGGTCACGGCCGAACGCATCCGCGACGTGGTCGGGTCGGCGTACGAGTAG
- the mdh gene encoding malate dehydrogenase, whose protein sequence is MTKVSVVGAAGTVGAAAGYNLALRDVVDELVFVDIPDMEDKTVGQAADTNHGIAYDSNTEVYQGTYEDTAGSDVVVITAGIPRKEGQTRIDLAGDNAPIMEDIGSSLAEHNDDFVSVTTSNPVDLLNRHLYEAGDRDRHKVVGFGGRLDSARFRYVLSQRFDVPVKNVEATILGEHGDAQVPVFSKVRVDGADPEFTADEREEILSDLQESAMDVISRKGATQWGPATGVAHMVEAILNDTGEVLPGSLALDGEYGYEDTAFGVPVKLGSDGIEEVVEWDLDDYERDLMDDAAEKLRDQYDKIA, encoded by the coding sequence ATGACGAAAGTTAGCGTGGTCGGGGCCGCCGGCACTGTCGGCGCCGCCGCCGGGTACAACCTCGCGCTTCGGGACGTCGTGGACGAACTCGTCTTCGTCGACATCCCGGACATGGAGGACAAGACGGTCGGGCAGGCAGCGGACACCAACCACGGCATCGCGTACGACTCGAACACGGAGGTGTACCAGGGCACCTACGAGGACACCGCCGGCTCCGACGTGGTGGTCATCACGGCCGGGATTCCGCGGAAGGAGGGCCAGACCCGCATCGACCTCGCGGGCGACAACGCGCCCATCATGGAGGACATCGGCTCCTCGCTGGCCGAACACAACGACGACTTCGTCTCCGTCACCACCTCGAACCCGGTGGACCTCCTGAACCGCCACCTGTACGAGGCGGGCGACCGCGACCGACACAAGGTCGTCGGCTTCGGCGGCCGACTCGACTCGGCGCGCTTCCGCTACGTCCTCAGTCAGCGCTTCGACGTACCCGTGAAGAACGTCGAGGCGACCATCCTCGGCGAACACGGCGACGCGCAGGTGCCCGTGTTCTCGAAGGTCCGCGTCGACGGCGCGGACCCCGAGTTCACCGCCGACGAACGCGAGGAGATTCTCTCGGACCTGCAGGAGTCCGCGATGGACGTCATCTCCCGGAAGGGCGCGACCCAGTGGGGGCCCGCGACGGGCGTCGCCCACATGGTCGAGGCCATCCTGAACGACACGGGCGAAGTCCTGCCGGGGTCGCTCGCACTCGACGGCGAGTACGGCTACGAGGACACCGCGTTCGGCGTCCCGGTCAAACTCGGCTCCGACGGCATCGAGGAAGTCGTCGAGTGGGACCTGGACGACTACGAACGGGACCTGATGGACGACGCCGCGGAGAAACTCCGCGACCAGTACGACAAAATCGCGTAA
- a CDS encoding universal stress protein, with protein MKILAPIDGSDCSIRAVEFAVELAVRFDAELHVVHFSDSETDATDIVLDRARDAIAGTDLDSEPELSLLELDVVPGNQVGKEILRLVRERDVDHVVMGHHGSGTIERAILGSAAETVVRDESVPVTVVP; from the coding sequence ATGAAGATTCTCGCCCCCATCGACGGCTCCGACTGCAGCATCCGCGCCGTGGAGTTCGCCGTCGAACTCGCGGTCCGATTCGACGCCGAACTCCACGTCGTCCACTTCTCCGACAGCGAGACGGACGCGACGGACATCGTGCTGGACCGCGCGCGCGACGCCATCGCGGGTACCGACTTAGACTCGGAGCCGGAACTGTCGCTCCTGGAGTTGGACGTCGTCCCCGGAAATCAGGTCGGCAAGGAGATTCTGCGACTGGTGCGCGAACGCGACGTCGACCACGTCGTGATGGGACACCACGGCTCCGGCACCATCGAGCGCGCCATCCTCGGGAGCGCGGCGGAGACGGTGGTGCGTGACGAGAGCGTTCCCGTCACCGTCGTCCCCTGA